The DNA sequence TTGGGCGATCGACTCTGGGGTGGCAGGTGGTATTGGGTTTGGCATAGATGCAGGTACTGGGGGAGCCACAGCTTCCACCGGAACCGGACTCGCCGTGTCGGCAGGCTGCACAACGGCTACGGCGTCATCGTTCGAAACAGGAGGAGCCACAGGGGCAGGACCCGCTGGAGCCTGCGGCATAGGCGGCGCTGGCGCCTCAGGTTGCTTGCTCTTTAGATTAGCAATCATCTGATTTAGTTCGTCGTCATCTACGCTACTTTTACTATTGTCATCCATTTTCCACCCTTTCTGTAATCTGATATAATTATATCACAAGCATTTTTATGGTGTAAAGGAGGAATGATGGAAATTTTGGACGATTTGAATGTAATAGCAGAAAGAGACCCGCAGGGCGCCCTAGACACTATTGCCGATTCAGCAGCGCAACTAGCATGGGACGCAAAATTGGAGCAGCCCGACAGTGGTGAATTTAGTCCACTCAAAATCGTCCTCGCCGGTATGGGCGGTAGTGCTCAGCCTGGTAAACTGGCTGTTAATTGGCTCAATCTAGAAATTCCTTTTTCAGTGGTGAGCGGCTATACATTGCCGCACTGGGTGGATGAAAATACGTTGGTAATTGCCAGCAGTTTTAGCGGCAACACCGAGGAAACTATCTCTTGTTTGGAGTTTGCCGAGGAGCGCGGCGCTACCGTCGTCGTCATGGCAAGCGGCGGCAAATTGATTGATATCGCCCGCGAACACAACCTGCCGTTTATTCAATTGATCAAAGTCCCTCAGCCACGTTACAGTGCCATCGCTCAGCTCAAAGCTATTTCTAGATTCCTCGAGCACTATGGTGTAGCCAAATATTTATGTGATGAAATTGACGGTCTCGGTGAAATTGTAGCAAATGTCGTCGGTCAGTCTGTTGCCTCAGTTGAAACTGTCGAAAATCCAGCCAAACAACTGGCCCTGAAATGCGTCGGAAAAACTCCGATCATCTACGCCTCATCGCTGTTTGCGCCAGTAGCCTTTAAATGGAAGATCAGCTTTAACGAAAACGCCAAAAATACCGCCTGGTGGAACGAGCTACCAGAGTTCAGCCATAACGAATTCATCGGTTGGTCTAGCCACCCGGTCGAAAAACCGTTCGCTGTTATCGACCTGCGATCATCGTTCGATCATCCACGCATTGAACGTCGGTTTGAGTTAACCAACCAGCTACTGAGCGGCAAGCGACCAGCTGCTAGCGAGGTTCAGCTCAAGGGCGACTCTATCCTGGCACAAATGATTTACGGCTTTATCCTAGCCGATTTCGTATCGATCTACCTAGGTATTCTAAATGGCGTGAATCCAACCCCGGTTGCCCTCGTCGAGGAGCTCAAAAAAGAACTCGGTTAACGCAGTAAACTATTGGCGTTTGGCATATATAGCCGTAGCGGTTTTTTGCTACGTAGACAAGCAATTTCCCGCACATTTTCGAATAGTAGTTTGTCTCCGGCGACTTGAGTAACTAGATCGATCGGCTCTCTGAATAAAAGTTTTTCATGATCACTCATCTCACCCGGTATGCGACGTCCAAACCAACTAGTGAGATATGGTACGTCGCGTCCGGCTTTTCCGGTTAGATTTGCATAATGAAACCAAAATTGCTGGTCAAATAGGTGTAAATTGCCTGGTTTAGGATAAAAATAGCCACCGATACCGCCAAGCATGAAGCCAATGTCATTTTCATTATGGGTTTTTCCATTCCGCTCAAAGCTCGGTATAATTGATCGTATATCGCCGAGGCTGCCGAATATCTTGTTATAATTCAAAACACAAACCACCCCGAACAGAGCGCTATTGCCACGCAGCTTACGGCGCAATTGACGGGTTTCTGGAGCATTTAGCCAATCTGTTAACTCAGCGCTGGCCCCAAACGTGATGTACTGCATACCGTATAGTTCATGTCGGCCATTCACGATCAGATCGAGCGGGTGAAAATCCACGATCTGACTATCCAATATTTTGGCTATATCATAGGTTCGACCATTGACTGCTCGACCAAAATCATTAAAATTACCGAGTGGCATCACTGCGCACGTGACTTCGCGCCCCGATGTCAAAACCGCATCCAGCGTCACGTTAACCAGCCCATCGCCACCGGCCGCTATCACGATATCGCCGTCTCGCAGCTCCTCGATAACTTTGTCCCGTGCCGCAAAATAGGGGACGTCACTCAAGACAATTTCCTGCAAATCGGTGCTGATTGCTAGCAATTCTGGTCGAACGCTATGATTGTATCGTTTCGACACCGTCGAACTAGGGGAGTGCACCGCAACTAATCGTTGGTTTTTCATGTAAATCTATTATATCTCAAAACTCTCGCTTCGGGTGAAGGGGTAGGACCCGGGGGAATTTTAAATACTAAATCTAGTGGTACTGGCGCAAGGCGACGATTGGATCTTGATTAGCCGCCCGCACGGCTGGCCACAGGCCAAATAGCAAGCCCACCGCCATCGGTACGCCGAGCCCGATAGCGAAAATCCACCACGAAAACACCATAGGCAGCGAAAATTGCAGGTTAATGAGATAGCTAGCCCCATAGGCAAGCGACAAACCGACGATACCGCCAGCGAATGTCATGATCAGCGCCTCGAGTAGGAACTGCTCTAGAATCTGTCGTTTGGTAGCGCCGACCGCTTTTCGGATACCGATCTCACGAGTACGCTCCGCCACACTGACTAGCATGATGTTCATAATGCCGATCCCACCAACGAGGAGGGAGATGCTCGCGAAAATTAATGCCACTGTCGTGATCGTCTCGAGCCAGCCCGCCATTGAATCAGCCACCTCGCTCGATCGGCGCACTGCGAACTCGCTATCGTCACTATGAGTGACCTTTAGTGCCGCCGTGATTGATCGCTCCATACTTTCAGCTTTACCTGATTTAGCCTTGACGACGATCTGACCGATCTGTTTAGTACCGCCGGTAAACTCTATGCCGTTATCCATCGAGATAAAGGCAGCCTTGTCAACATCGACACCGGCGAGGGAGATCGGCTGGCTCGTGCTGTCTAGCACACCGATAACCGTAAAGGTTTCACCCTTGATCGTCACATGTTGACCCATGGCTTGGTTGGTATCGAGCAGACCAGAGGCCAGTTTACTGCCAAGCACCACCCAATCCCGCTCGGCCTCCTTGTTAGAGAACCAATTCCCAGATTGTAGTTTTAATTCTAAAATTCCAGGCAGACTCTCGTTGGTAGCTACTGTCGTGATCGTATCATATTTTTCCTGACCACTACCAACCGATCCAGCCAGAAACATCATTGGCGCCGCGTTATTATCGCCAGCTAATTTAGTGACCTTTTCTAGATCTAGAGTGGTTAGTGTGGTGGCATTAGCTACTCTGAGCGGCGAAAAAGCTTCCATGCCGGTGGCGCTATCACTGGCCGAACGTACCACGACCAGATCTGAATGTAATTTATTAGTTTGATCGTCAATACTGCGATGCAACCCCGCACTCGTAATTAGCACGATAGACACGATAAATACACCAATCACCACGCCTAAAATGGTCAGGGTTGTCCTAGCGCGGTGGGCGCGCAGACTACGGTTAGCTAGCGTGAAACCGACAAAGAGCGTCATTTGCGCCTCCTGATCCAGGTTCGCTTGCGCGATTCTTTGCGGCGAGATTTGAATTTCGAAGCCGTTGCGTAGGCCTTGTTATCGACCAGTTCAATGTCGCGATCAATCTGCCCATCCTTCATATGAATCACCCGCCCAGCATACGATAGTAGCTCCGGGTTATGCGTCACCATCAAGATCGTGTTGCCTTCGCGGTGAATCCTGGTCAGCTCGTCCATGATAATTTCCGAATTTTTGCTATCCAAATTGCCGGTCGGCTCATCGGCCAAGATAATCGACGGCTCGTTAGCGAGTGCGCGCGCGATCGCCACGCGCTGCATCTGACCACCACTCAGTTGATAAGGCATATAGTATTCGCGGCTGTGTAGGCCGAGGGCAGTCAGAATTTTACTAGCCTTTTCCTGATGTTTATAGTTCAAGCCCCTGGAATACGTAAGCGGCAGGGCGACGTTATCAATCTCTGTTAATTTATGAATCAAATTAAAGTTCTGAAACACAAAGCCGATTTCGCGGTTTCTGATCTTGGCCTTGCGCCCAGGGGGAAGTTTCGCGACGTTTTTGCTATTCAGCTTGTACTCACCGCCCGTTGGTTGATCGAGCAACCCTATAATATTTAGCAGTGTGGTTTTACCGCAGCCACTCGGTCCCATAATGGCGACAAATTCGCCGCGCTCGATCACCAAATCCACTCCGTCGAGAGCCACCGTCTGCGTGTCGCCATAACCAAAACGCTTTTCGATACCACGCAGGTCGATTACTGGCGAGACGCTACTGATCATAGTCGCATAGAAAACGTTGCTATCCGCGCGGTGCGTCGGAGTATCAAAAATAGAGTTCTCGCTAGTGGTGGTCATACTAACCCTATTATAAATTAAAATCACACTTTTACAATATCGAGTGTGTAAAGATTGTTAGAGCAAAACTGCTAATGCATATATTGTAAAAATCACACTTGCAGACGCTAGATGTGGTGTGCTAGAATGATTGCTAGGTAAAGAGATTTTGACGGAATCGTGTGAAATCCACGAGCTGTGCCGCAACGGTGTACCGTAAATTCGGAAAGTCCGGTCAGTCGAAATCGCCAGTAAACAGCTGGTTAATAATCCCGAGCAGGAGAAAAAATTGAACGGTGTTTTAGAACAAAAGACAGTGGGGGAGTTTACTGCCGCTGAGTACGAGGAGATGACCGACGTCGCGGAACGTTTGCGCGCGCCAATGGATCATCCGATTCAATTTCAAAATATTGACGGCAAACTATACACCGACTCCTCGGTTGATGGCAAAGATTTGCTAACTATCTCGCGTGAGGCTGAATTCGCCGCTCTCGAGATAGCTCGGCGAAATCCGCAGTGGACAGTTGAGGCTTATCGCCGCCATATCGAGTCAGAGGAAATCGTCGCCGCTAGCGCTTTGCCTGACGGCGCGCAAATGATCGTCTATTCACCAACGCCCGATGTGGTGCTATCCGGCGCTGTTACTATCGGCGGCTACAACACCGAAAAGGCGACTATCATGGTGCGCGCCTGGGAAAATCGAGATGGTTATATTGACTGTCGATACATCTCACTCGACGGCGGCAACAAAGCCGCCCTCCGCGCCTCAGCCCGGGCTATTGGCCGAGCGATCCCTGACGATTACGACTCTGAACAAATTCTGGCGACCTTTCACACCTTTCTAAACGGTGAACAAAATCTAGTCGATGACCTAATCGATGGCTATGACGAGGAAATGTTTTATCAAACCGGCGTCGATCACAGCTACGGCAGGGCAGGACTGAATCATAAAAAGGCTCTCGACATCGCTCTCGATAATCCTGACCGACTTTATGACCACATGGAGGAAATCTCGCGCCTAAAGTGGTCCTACGATGGCGAAGAATTACGTAAAAAACTCGAGGAAGCTCGTTATAATTACGCAGCCGCTCTCGACAAATCCAGCCGTGGCGAGACTGTGTCTAGCAACTCAATAGCTGGTGGTGAAGCGCGTGCCAGTGGCACAGATTTCTCGGGTTATTGCGCCACTACGCCGGGCGAAAATGGCAATCAGTCTATCGAGCAAGCCTACAATTCCATGTTTAACAAAAGAGTCACTGGCAAATGCCCGTGCTGTGGTGAAACCACCAGTTACGATCCCTGCAATCCAAAATGTGGTGTTTGTTATAGCACCCCCGGTAATGACCGTTCGGCAGAATATCTCGCCAGGAAAAAAGCCAACCTAGAAAAAATGTCCGCCGCCGAATATAAAAAAGAGCGCGAAAAAACTAGTTCCGACGATAAAAAATCCGGCACCAACAAAAAAATGATGAACCTGGTAAAGAAGTTTGTGTGGGGCGATGGTGCTTTTTCACCTGTTGAGAAAGCTATCGGTTATCACGGCGAGATCATCGCCGAGGGCGAGTCGGCTCGAGATCTCTACAGCCTAGCCAGCTAGGTAGCAACCGATTCCATTTTTTGCTACACTGTTTGATATACGGAGAGGTGTCCGAGTGTGGTTGGTGTAGCCGAACGAAATCACCTGGCAGCTTGCTGACAAGGTGATGAGGAGGCGGAAGAGCGGAGCCTTGGCGGAGCGATAGGAGCACGCTTGAACTCCCGTAGTAAATTAAGGAGAGGTGTCCGAGTGGTTGAAGGAGCACGCTTGGAAAGCGTGTATGCGGCTTACGCCGTATCTGGGGTTCAAATCCCCATCTCTCCGCCAGA is a window from the Candidatus Saccharibacteria bacterium genome containing:
- a CDS encoding bifunctional phosphoglucose/phosphomannose isomerase → MMEILDDLNVIAERDPQGALDTIADSAAQLAWDAKLEQPDSGEFSPLKIVLAGMGGSAQPGKLAVNWLNLEIPFSVVSGYTLPHWVDENTLVIASSFSGNTEETISCLEFAEERGATVVVMASGGKLIDIAREHNLPFIQLIKVPQPRYSAIAQLKAISRFLEHYGVAKYLCDEIDGLGEIVANVVGQSVASVETVENPAKQLALKCVGKTPIIYASSLFAPVAFKWKISFNENAKNTAWWNELPEFSHNEFIGWSSHPVEKPFAVIDLRSSFDHPRIERRFELTNQLLSGKRPAASEVQLKGDSILAQMIYGFILADFVSIYLGILNGVNPTPVALVEELKKELG
- a CDS encoding ABC transporter permease; this encodes MTLFVGFTLANRSLRAHRARTTLTILGVVIGVFIVSIVLITSAGLHRSIDDQTNKLHSDLVVVRSASDSATGMEAFSPLRVANATTLTTLDLEKVTKLAGDNNAAPMMFLAGSVGSGQEKYDTITTVATNESLPGILELKLQSGNWFSNKEAERDWVVLGSKLASGLLDTNQAMGQHVTIKGETFTVIGVLDSTSQPISLAGVDVDKAAFISMDNGIEFTGGTKQIGQIVVKAKSGKAESMERSITAALKVTHSDDSEFAVRRSSEVADSMAGWLETITTVALIFASISLLVGGIGIMNIMLVSVAERTREIGIRKAVGATKRQILEQFLLEALIMTFAGGIVGLSLAYGASYLINLQFSLPMVFSWWIFAIGLGVPMAVGLLFGLWPAVRAANQDPIVALRQYH
- a CDS encoding ABC transporter ATP-binding protein encodes the protein MISSVSPVIDLRGIEKRFGYGDTQTVALDGVDLVIERGEFVAIMGPSGCGKTTLLNIIGLLDQPTGGEYKLNSKNVAKLPPGRKAKIRNREIGFVFQNFNLIHKLTEIDNVALPLTYSRGLNYKHQEKASKILTALGLHSREYYMPYQLSGGQMQRVAIARALANEPSIILADEPTGNLDSKNSEIIMDELTRIHREGNTILMVTHNPELLSYAGRVIHMKDGQIDRDIELVDNKAYATASKFKSRRKESRKRTWIRRRK